Proteins co-encoded in one Dreissena polymorpha isolate Duluth1 chromosome 12, UMN_Dpol_1.0, whole genome shotgun sequence genomic window:
- the LOC127854193 gene encoding PIN2/TERF1-interacting telomerase inhibitor 1-like isoform X2 — protein sequence MAMLAEPRRKQKFSVDPRNISWSNDDGKIGQKLMEKMGWSKGKGLGANEDGKTEHVAVNVKNDTRGVGCSKNHADNWIAHQDDFNSLLASLNQENNSTPNSDVEKVISLEHKSKTAKGRLHYQKFTKGKDLSLKSGQDLDCVFGKRKSHSGSNTPLPGSESGSEDDDKLHGIQTVTSTDSIQDYFKKKMADRKNRLENESKSAVPGNQNNISDNDFEENAHGLVCIKQEQETVDIFKTKMSKKKKSKKSKDCLMNSNLNEAVIETIVDGESEPSTEPVKKPKKKTKRKKEEIKNEITDISCDNVKEEFDASAEGKVKKKSKKRKKEKCKKSDGSDVKFVIGCEVDDDGDQPIKKVKNRRIHN from the exons ATGGCGATGCTGGCCGAGCCACGACGAAAACAAAAGTTTTCGGTGGATCCCCGTAACATTTCTTGGAGCAATG ATGACGGAAAAATTGGCCAAAAATTGATGGAAAAAATGGGTTGGTCCAAAGGGAAAGGCTTAGGGGCCAATGAAGATGGTAAAACAGAGCATGTTGCTGTTAATGTAAAGAATGACACCAGAG GTGTTGGATGCTCCAAGAATCATGCTGACAACTGGATCGCTCACCAGGATGATTTTAACAGTCTTCTGGCATCTCTAAACCAGGAGAACAACTCAACCCCAAATAGTGATGTTGAAAAGGTGATCAGTTTGGAACACAAGTCAAAAACAGCTAAAGGGAGACTGCA TTATCAGAAGTTTACAAAAGGCAAAGATCTTTCCTTGAAGTCTGGTCAGGACCTTGATTGTGTATTTGGCAAGAGGAAATCACATTCAGGAAGCAATACTCCTCTACCAGGCTCAGAG TCGGGATCTGAGGATGATGATAAATTGCACGGAATTCAAACCGTTACCAGCACTGATAGCATACAAGACTACTTCAAGAAGAAGATGGCAGATAGAAAGAACCGCCTCGAGAATGAAAGTAAATCAGCTGTACCTGGTAATCAGAATAACATATCTGATAATGACTTTGAGGAAAATGCACATGGTTTAGTTTGCATCAAACAGGAACAGGAAACAGttgatattttcaaaacaaaaatgtctAAGAAAAAGAAGTCTAAGAAGTCAAAAGATTGTTTGATGAATTCTAATCTAAATGAGGCAGTCATTGAAACAATAGTCGATGGTGAATCAGAACCTTCTACTGAACCAGTTAAAAAACCCAAAAAGAAAACAAAGCgtaaaaaagaagaaataaaGAACGAGATAACAGACATATCTTGTGACAATGTTAAAGAGGAATTTGATGCTAGTGCTGAAGGAAAAGttaaaaagaaatcaaagaaaCGAAAAAAGGAGAAGTGTAAAAAAAGTGATGGCAGTGATGTAAAGTTTGTCATTGGATGTGAGGtggatgatgatggtgatcaACCAATTAAAAAGGTGAAAAACAGAAGAATACATAACTAA
- the LOC127854193 gene encoding PIN2/TERF1-interacting telomerase inhibitor 1-like isoform X1, protein MAMLAEPRRKQKFSVDPRNISWSNDDGKIGQKLMEKMGWSKGKGLGANEDGKTEHVAVNVKNDTRGVGCSKNHADNWIAHQDDFNSLLASLNQENNSTPNSDVEKVISLEHKSKTAKGRLHYQKFTKGKDLSLKSGQDLDCVFGKRKSHSGSNTPLPGSESGSEDDDKLHGIQTVTSTDSIQDYFKKKMADRKNRLENESKSAVPGNQNNISDNDFEENAHGLVCIKQEQETVDIFKTKMSKKKKSKKSKDCLMNSNLNEAVIETIVDGESEPSTEPVKKPKKKTKRKKEEIKNEITDISCDNVKEEFDASAEGKVKKKSKKRKKEKCKKSDGSDVKFVIGCEVDDDGDQPIKKKHTMETNGESSLLVQTDEDRQENNKEASEIFNIESGEDLSSGKCDTNTQKSYVNTPASDGKNSTKNRRKPKRQRFKRPLSGKKCNIGFPGANLDSIHGYVGFLCPLPGSMSSFKVKG, encoded by the exons ATGGCGATGCTGGCCGAGCCACGACGAAAACAAAAGTTTTCGGTGGATCCCCGTAACATTTCTTGGAGCAATG ATGACGGAAAAATTGGCCAAAAATTGATGGAAAAAATGGGTTGGTCCAAAGGGAAAGGCTTAGGGGCCAATGAAGATGGTAAAACAGAGCATGTTGCTGTTAATGTAAAGAATGACACCAGAG GTGTTGGATGCTCCAAGAATCATGCTGACAACTGGATCGCTCACCAGGATGATTTTAACAGTCTTCTGGCATCTCTAAACCAGGAGAACAACTCAACCCCAAATAGTGATGTTGAAAAGGTGATCAGTTTGGAACACAAGTCAAAAACAGCTAAAGGGAGACTGCA TTATCAGAAGTTTACAAAAGGCAAAGATCTTTCCTTGAAGTCTGGTCAGGACCTTGATTGTGTATTTGGCAAGAGGAAATCACATTCAGGAAGCAATACTCCTCTACCAGGCTCAGAG TCGGGATCTGAGGATGATGATAAATTGCACGGAATTCAAACCGTTACCAGCACTGATAGCATACAAGACTACTTCAAGAAGAAGATGGCAGATAGAAAGAACCGCCTCGAGAATGAAAGTAAATCAGCTGTACCTGGTAATCAGAATAACATATCTGATAATGACTTTGAGGAAAATGCACATGGTTTAGTTTGCATCAAACAGGAACAGGAAACAGttgatattttcaaaacaaaaatgtctAAGAAAAAGAAGTCTAAGAAGTCAAAAGATTGTTTGATGAATTCTAATCTAAATGAGGCAGTCATTGAAACAATAGTCGATGGTGAATCAGAACCTTCTACTGAACCAGTTAAAAAACCCAAAAAGAAAACAAAGCgtaaaaaagaagaaataaaGAACGAGATAACAGACATATCTTGTGACAATGTTAAAGAGGAATTTGATGCTAGTGCTGAAGGAAAAGttaaaaagaaatcaaagaaaCGAAAAAAGGAGAAGTGTAAAAAAAGTGATGGCAGTGATGTAAAGTTTGTCATTGGATGTGAGGtggatgatgatggtgatcaACCAATTAAAAAG AAGCATACAATGGAAACAAATGGTGAATCATCGCTTCTTGTTCAAACTGATGAGGACCGCCAGGAAAATAATAAAGAAGCATCTGAGATTTTCAATATTGAGAGCGGAGAAGATTTGAGTTCTGGAAAATGTGATACAAATACTCAAAAATCATATGTGAATACTCCAGCATCTGATGGAAAAAATAGTACAAAAAACAGGCGTAAGCCAAAAAGGCAGAGATTTAAGAGACCTTTGTCAGGCAAAAAGTGTAATATTGGATTCCCGGGAGCAAATCTAGACAGTATTCATGGTTATGttggctttttatgccccctaccgggatcaatgtcatccttcaaggtcaaaggttaa